Proteins from a single region of Caldanaerovirga acetigignens:
- the yabP gene encoding sporulation protein YabP, translated as MEEKRPSKHRIVLNDREILEINGVLNVDKFTDEDIVVSTERGVLNIKGEKMLMKQLNLDEGIIVIEGYVKALSYAEEIASAEKGKRFLSRLFK; from the coding sequence TTGGAAGAGAAAAGGCCCTCAAAGCACCGTATTGTTTTAAATGACAGGGAGATTTTAGAAATTAACGGTGTGCTTAATGTTGACAAATTCACCGATGAGGATATAGTAGTTTCTACAGAAAGGGGCGTGCTCAACATAAAAGGTGAAAAAATGCTTATGAAGCAATTAAATCTCGATGAAGGGATAATAGTCATAGAAGGTTACGTGAAAGCACTTTCGTATGCAGAAGAAATTGCATCTGCGGAAAAAGGGAAAAGGTTTTTAAGCCGGCTTTTTAAGTAA
- a CDS encoding SpoIID/LytB domain-containing protein → MRTKLQVLLIMALILTLILPGCRARQGVEKTHELPKIPDKISRGQGKEPELVVYEVESGQRKKMKLEDYVAGVVAGEMENNWPVEALAAQAILARTYVLEFVKSKGTSKYGDAHISTDFEEAQAWNPGNINDRIKKAVEMTRGEVISYKGNFVKAWFHSHAGGLTATAKEGLNYKEEEPPYIAVVKSPDENAGPEGKRVWKAAFRKDELKRLLKEKLGQETGEINEVSVLERGPSGRATKIKIGSAVVHAADLRTALDPMRMRSTLLTSLRIEKDKIIMEGKGFGHGVGMSQWGARVFAEQGKSPEDIIRYYFKDVKIVKLWD, encoded by the coding sequence GTTTTGCTGATAATGGCTTTAATATTGACTTTGATACTCCCTGGATGCAGAGCGAGGCAGGGCGTTGAAAAGACTCACGAACTTCCGAAAATTCCGGATAAGATAAGCCGGGGACAGGGCAAAGAGCCGGAGCTTGTAGTGTATGAAGTAGAAAGCGGGCAGAGGAAAAAGATGAAACTGGAGGATTACGTGGCGGGCGTTGTGGCTGGAGAGATGGAAAACAACTGGCCTGTGGAAGCCCTTGCGGCTCAGGCAATACTGGCTAGGACTTATGTTTTGGAATTCGTCAAAAGTAAAGGAACTTCTAAGTACGGAGATGCCCACATTTCTACTGACTTTGAAGAAGCACAGGCCTGGAATCCGGGCAATATCAACGATAGAATAAAAAAGGCCGTAGAAATGACCAGAGGCGAAGTCATATCATATAAAGGGAATTTTGTAAAAGCTTGGTTTCATTCCCATGCGGGAGGCCTCACTGCTACTGCAAAGGAAGGGTTGAATTATAAAGAAGAAGAGCCGCCGTATATTGCGGTGGTTAAATCTCCTGATGAGAACGCGGGGCCTGAGGGCAAGCGAGTGTGGAAGGCTGCTTTCAGAAAGGATGAATTAAAGCGACTTTTGAAAGAAAAGCTAGGGCAAGAAACCGGAGAAATAAACGAAGTATCCGTGTTGGAAAGGGGGCCTTCAGGCAGGGCGACTAAGATTAAAATAGGCAGTGCCGTCGTTCACGCCGCGGATTTGAGGACGGCTCTTGATCCTATGAGGATGAGATCTACGTTGCTTACAAGTTTGAGAATCGAAAAGGACAAGATAATCATGGAAGGCAAAGGTTTCGGACACGGGGTGGGAATGTCTCAATGGGGCGCCCGGGTTTTTGCAGAACAAGGGAAGTCTCCAGAAGACATAATAAGGTATTATTTCAAGGATGTAAAAATAGTGAAACTATGGGATTAA